CTGACTGGGGAACGGATCCAGAATCGTCTTCGGCGCGTTGTTCCAGATCGTGCCCGCCAGCTTGCCGACTCCGGCTCACGATCTGCGCCGCGACCCCGCCCGCCGCCCCGAACAACCCGCACCAGCCCAACGTCACGAAGCCCCAGTGCAACGGCGCCGCAAACAGCTCATCCACAAACCAGAACGCATGGCCCCACTCGTTCAACCCCACGTTCGGCAGAATGAACATCGGCCCCACCACCGCCGCCACCAACGGGAACGACGTCGCTTGGCTGTACAGCGGCAACCGCGTCTGCGCATACAGATAGCTCGACACACCGCACGTGATGTACAACGGGAACGTCCCGTAGAACGCCACAATGTGGCTCGCCGTGAAGCTCGTGTCCCGGATGATCACTTGGTGCCACGCCGCATCCTGCTCCAACGTGTAGCTGCCCGCGTAGTACACGCCCCAGATGTAGCACACCAACCACCCCATCCAGTAAAAGTACCGCTTCAACTCC
The sequence above is a segment of the Candidatus Nitrospira nitrificans genome. Coding sequences within it:
- the amoC gene encoding bacterial ammonia monooxygenase, subunit AmoC; the encoded protein is MASNERGYDISQWYDSKPVKIGWLAMLGIGVFWVLYQRTFGYSHGLDSMTPEFDSVWMGLWRFNILANAVFFAVSIGWIWVTRDRNLTNLDPKLELKRYFYWMGWLVCYIWGVYYAGSYTLEQDAAWHQVIIRDTSFTASHIVAFYGTFPLYITCGVSSYLYAQTRLPLYSQATSFPLVAAVVGPMFILPNVGLNEWGHAFWFVDELFAAPLHWGFVTLGWCGLFGAAGGVAAQIVSRSRQAGGHDLEQRAEDDSGSVPQS